In the Paenibacillus sp. FSL R7-0337 genome, AGAATGTGGAGAGCTTTGATAGCGAAGAGTTTCTGCTGAGTACAGAACTCGGCCAACTGACTATACGGGGTACTCATTTACATATCAAGAATCTAAGTCTGGAGAATGGAATGCTGTCTCTTGAAGGCAATGTTCATTCCCTGATTTATCTGGACCCCGGGACGCAAGGCAAAAATAAAGGGATTCTCCGCAAGCTGTTTAAATGAATCCCTCCGTACAATGGATCACCCTGCTATATATGATTCTGGCCGGCATTGCCATGGGACTGGCCTATGACAGCTACCGGGTGCTGTCGCAGAAGCTGAGGTTTCCCCGTTGGCTGAATGCGCTGCTGGATCTGCTGTACTGGATAGGGGCGGCCCTACTGGTCTTTCGCATGCTTTATGCCGGAAACCAGGGACAATTGAGGTTTTATGTCGTTCTTGGCCTCTTTCTAGGTGTATGGATCTATTTTTTGATCTTCAGTATTACGGTGCAGCGTTTTGTGGTAAGGTTAATTCAGTCGGTTCAGTATGTATGCAGGATGTTATGGCGTTTCGTTACCATAGTCATCGGAGGTCCGATTCTCTGGCTGTGGCGCCTGGTTAAGGGAACAGTGCTGCTGCTCGGCCGGGTCCTTCTTTATATTTGTAAGCTGCTGCTGCGTCTAACCAAGCCAATCTGGGTACTTCCTGTAAGGTGGGCCTCTCCGTATACATCCCGGTTCGTTCATAGTGCCCGGATCGTGAGAATCACCGAGTGGATATCAGGGTGGCGGAAGCGCTGACCTTGAACCCTGGAACTGGAGGTAAGCTGAATGAACAGATTCTCTGCGGAAGAGAAGAATACGAACCACAATGCTTCGGCCGCAGGCGCGAAGAGAAGAAAGTTTATATGGATTCTTGTGATGGCTGTTTTCTTCGGCTGGGCCGGATACACTTTCTTTGCCCAGAGCGCAGCAATCGCCGACAAGAGTGAACAGCTCGCCCGTAAGACAGAGAACAGTGAGAGTGTAACAGCTACGCTGAATCAATTGAAATATGAGGTCTCGCGGCTGAATGACGATGAGTATATCGGACAATTAGCGCGTAAATGGTACAATATGTATCCTGCAGGGGAATCACCTATCCGTACCGAGCAATCCGGGCAATAAAAGCAGGCGAAAAGAGGCTTACGCTGTGTTGCCTTGCTTTGCTCTTTACTGTATAATCAAATCACCGCAGACAGGATGGACATTATATTCGTCTGTATATTTTTAAGGGAGGATCATTTTATTCTATGGCAATTGAAGTGGGCACCAAGTTAGAGGGCAAGGTGACAGGCATCACGCATTTCGGAGCATTTGTGGATCTGTCAGGAGGTGTCACAGGTCTCGTTCACATCTCGGAGATCGCCGATAACTACGTCAAGGATGTTAACGATCATTTGAAGATTGCGGATGTAGTAACCGTTAAGGTGATCAATGTTGACAAGGACGGCAAGATCGGACTTTCCATTAAGCAAGCCGTTGATAAGCCGGCATCGGAAGTACGTCCCCCCAGAGCTCCAAGACCTGAACGTCCAAGCGGTGGAGACCGTTTCGGCGGTGGTGGCGGCAGTGGCGGAGGCGGCGGTGGATTCAATCGTGAACGGGGTGGGCGTCCATTCAAGCCTGCAGCCGGTAAACCTTCATTCGAGGATAAAATGTCACGCTTCCTGAAAGACAGCGAAGAACGGATATCTTCGATCAAGAAGAACACAGAAGGAAAGCGCGGCGGCCGTGGAGCCAAGCGCGTATAATCTGAGTCTTGCACATCATAAATAAACCGCTGGGGCGCTTACGCCCTTCGCGGTTTTTTTGTGTTTGTGCCCGCGGGCCGAATGTAATCGGAAAACCGACTACAATCGGCAACGTGGAGGCGTATGGACCAAATGTAATCGGAAAACCGACTACAATCGGCAACGTGGAGGCGTATGGACCAAATGTAATCGGAAAACCGACTACAATCGGCAACGTGGAGGCGTACGGACCAAATGTAATCGGAAAACCGACTACAATCGGCAACGTGGAGGTGTATTGACCAAATGTAATCGGAAAACCGATTACAATTTGCTCGCAACGCAGAGTATGAGCAGCCCAGCGCGCCCCAGCTCTATACCGCGCGCCCCAGCTTCCGGCTATTTTTGTCGGTACCCGGCAAATTGCCGACAGCATCCATGCCATTCTCACATAACTCTAGGGCAATCGCTGACGAATGTCCGCGCGGGCATTACCTGCAACCGGCAGTGCGACTGCGGCAGTCCGCAGCCAATCTTTTACCCCGTACGGGATTGGGAGGCTTTTCCGCAGAATGTCGGGACAGGCTTTTTTGTCGGAAATTTTTTACAGATTGCTCTCCGTTTCTGACAAACTTTCTTAAGACCCCCGCTATATAATGAGAACCATAAAATTCATAAACGGGTGGTGCAGGGAATGAGTAAAAGCAATGTGGTGAATTTGCCGGAGTGGACAAGAGCAGGAAGCAAAGACAAAAATCAGAAAGAAGCCTTAGGTACACGCCTTACGGCGTGGGGCACCAAGCTGCCGGTTGTCCAGTTCATCGCGGTCAAGAAGTGGGTGCTGCTGCTTAGCCTAATGGGCTTTTTGCTGGGACGGGCTATGATCCTGGATGAGCTTACCCCGTTTGCTGCTGCTTATTTCGCCGTCATTGTATTTATGCGCAGGGATTCCATGCTGCCTGTGGCCGTAGCCATCGTGCTCGGCAGTCTCTTCACACCGTTTCCGGGTGCCATCGTGGTTGCTGCGGAGCTGATTATTTTTTACCTGATCTATAAAGGGCTGGAGAATTTCCAGCGGGTGGATCTGTCTTATGCCCCGCTGATGGTGTTCGTGGCTACTTTTATGGTGGGATTGTTCCAGGTCGTCATCGGTCCTTCGCTCACATGGTATCCGCTGATGATGGCAGCCATTGATGCCATACTTGGGTTCGTGCTGACGCTTGTATTCCTGCAGGCGCTTCCTTTATTCACCTATAAGCAGAAAAGCAGGGCACTCCGCAATGAGGAGGTACTCTGTCTGATCATCCTGCTGGCTTCCGTCATGACCGGCCTTGTTGGCTGGACCATTAACGGTCTATCGCTGGAGCATGTGTTATCGCGGTTTCTGATTCTGATCTTTGCCCTGGCCGGAGGCGCGCCGCTTGGTGCTGCGGTTGGCGTAGTGACCGGGCTGATTCTCAGTCTGGCCGATATCGGAGCCATCTATCAAATGAGCCTGCTGGCTTTTGCTGGGATGTTGGCAGGCATGATGCAGTCTGGACGCAAAGGGGCGGTCTCGATCGGGATGCTGCTGGGATCAACGATCCTATCCGTCTATTTCATGGGACCGGGCGATGTCATGAATTCTACTTGGGAGACCTGCGCAGCCATAGTGCTGTTTCTTCTAACACCTAAGGGGATGATTACTGCCATTGCCAAATATGTACCAGGCACTGCCGATCACAGCCGTACCCAGCATGAATATGCCCGGAGGGTCCGGGATATTACAGCAGACCGGGTGACCCAGTTCTCACAGGTATTCCAGCAGCTCTCCAGCAGTTTCGGGCAGATTCCCCGGGCCGCAGAGGCGGGCAAAAGCGACCGTGAGATGGAGGACTTTATGAATACGGTAACAGAAGGAGCCTGCGCCGGGTGCATCCGGCGGACCCACTGCTGGGATGCCAAGTTCTATCAGACCTACAGGTATATGACGGACATGATGACCACGGTCGAGGAGTGCCCGGACATTACCGCTGCCCAGCTGCCGCCGGAGTGGAGCCGGATCTGCGGCAGGACGGGGGAGGTTCTTGAGGTGATGAAGGGCCAATATGAGCTATACCAGCATGATATGCGCTGGAAGCGGCAAATATACGACAGCCGCCAATTTGTGGCCGAGCAATTATCCGGCGTCTCGCAGGTCATGGAGGACCTGGCGAAAGAGATTAAGCGGGAAGGGCAGGCGATGTACCGGCAGGAGAGCCAGATCCGGGAGGCGCTGGAGAAGCTGGGCCTCTCCATTCACAGCATTGAGATCCTGAGTCTCGATCCCGGCCGTGTGGAGATTGAAGTTGTACATGCCTACACCCGGGGCTTCGATGAATGCCGCAAAATGATCGCTCCGCTGCTCTCGGATATTCTGGAGGAGAATATCGCAGTGGTCAGTGAGACTGCCGTCCATCCACGCGAGGGTCTGTCGATGGTGACCTTTGGCTCGGCCAAGGCTTATGAGATAAGCTCCGGCGTAGCTGCCGCCGCCATGGGAGGCGATATGCTGTCGGGGGACAGCTTCAGCACGGTGGAGCTGGGTAACGGTACCTTTGCCGTCTCTATCAGTGACGGAATGGGCAACGGGGAGCGGGCCCGGATGGAGAGCAGCGCTGCGTTATCCATGCTGGAGAAGCTGCTGCAATCGGGAATGGATGAGAAGCTGGCGGTGAAATCCGTCAACTCTATTCTGCTGCTGCGCTCCCCAGATGAATTCTATGCGACAGTAGATATGGCGCTGATCGACCAGTATTCGGCACAGACCATCTTCATGAAGATTGCTTCTGCTCCGAGCTTCATCCGGCGGGGCAGCGAGGTGATTCCCGTGACGGCCAGCAATCTGCCGATCGGCATCATCAAAGACATCGAGGTGGATCTGGTCACCATGCAGCTTCGTCCCGGCGATATCCTGATTATGATGACCGATGGTATTTATGATGCGCCCGGATATGCCGTTAATAAGGAGATATGGATGAAGCGTCTGATTCAGGAACTGGAGGGCGATGACCCGCAGGATATGGCGGACGAGCTGCTGGATAAGGTAATCCGCTATCAGGGGAATGAGGTCCATGATGATATGACCATCGTGGTCAGCCGTGTGGATCATTACCATCCGGAATGGTCCAGCCTGCATATGCCTGGCGTCGGCCGGATGGAGCGCCCGCGTACGGTTAGCTAACGCAGCTGTGATACGCTTGACGGGTATCACTTGAGTCTAGCTCTATCTAATTTTGATTCAGCTGGAAATGTTGTACGAAATGCAGCCTGGTGTGGATGATACCTGGGTGTTGGAGCTGGATTGTTGCATGAATTGCAAGATTTTTTACACTAATCTACTTTAGGGGGAGGATTCCTGCCTTCTGTGCAACAATTTCGGTATTTGGATGGATTATTGAGAGGAATGTTGCATTTAAGGCAGGATTATCGGATTTGGAGCGAGCCAAAAGCACAGTCAGTGCTGAAAGGCTGGGTTTTGAAGGTTTATCGTAAAATAAACGGAACGGAGAGAATTTTGGAGCCGCAGAAGCGTCAGCGTTCGCCTTTGTCTTCCGATTTCAACCGCCAGCCGCGGTACTATAATCAAGAAATCGGAAGACAACAGCGATCGGAGGCCCAAAAGTCTCGCAGAGACTCATTTTTACGTAGTATTTTCAAATCAACTTCCAGTGTCCAGCGGCGTTTGAAATCTCTCTACCTTGGCAATGCTAGTAACTAGACAAGGAAGGGAGGAACGGTCATGAAGCAAATTCTGCTGATCACGGACGGTTGTTCAAATGTGGGGGAGAGTCCGGTGCTGGCGGCTGCACACGCCCGTCAGGAGGGCATCACGGTCAATGTTGTGGGGGTTGTGGATTATGGAACCATCGGTGAGCTGGGCAGCCGTGAGATCGCCGATATTGCCAAGGCAGGGGGCGGTATCAGCCGGATCGTGGGAACCCCGCAGTTGGCCCAGACCATTCAGATGATGACACGCAAGACGGTGGTTCAAACCATTCAGCAGGCGGTTAATAAAGAGGTGCAAAAAATTCTCGGCGACGGCTCGCTGGCGGAGCTGCCTCCGCAGCAGCGTTCACAGGTGGTTACCGTGGTCGATGAGCTGACCGAGATCTCGCCGCTGCGCATAGCGCTGTTAATTGACGCAAGCGCGAGCATGAAGCCGAAGCTTGGCGCGGTAGAGGACGCCATCCGTGATCTGGCGCTTAGTCTGGAGGCCCGGGAAGGGCGCAGCGAGATTGCCGTGTTCCATTTTCCCGGCCGCTCAGGCAGTGAGGATGCCATGCTGGATATCGACTGGACCCGG is a window encoding:
- the yabP gene encoding sporulation protein YabP, which codes for MIEPAKGSKQHDLHMRSRKQIELTGVQNVESFDSEEFLLSTELGQLTIRGTHLHIKNLSLENGMLSLEGNVHSLIYLDPGTQGKNKGILRKLFK
- the yabQ gene encoding spore cortex biosynthesis protein YabQ; the protein is MNPSVQWITLLYMILAGIAMGLAYDSYRVLSQKLRFPRWLNALLDLLYWIGAALLVFRMLYAGNQGQLRFYVVLGLFLGVWIYFLIFSITVQRFVVRLIQSVQYVCRMLWRFVTIVIGGPILWLWRLVKGTVLLLGRVLLYICKLLLRLTKPIWVLPVRWASPYTSRFVHSARIVRITEWISGWRKR
- a CDS encoding septum formation initiator family protein, with translation MNRFSAEEKNTNHNASAAGAKRRKFIWILVMAVFFGWAGYTFFAQSAAIADKSEQLARKTENSESVTATLNQLKYEVSRLNDDEYIGQLARKWYNMYPAGESPIRTEQSGQ
- a CDS encoding S1 domain-containing RNA-binding protein; translation: MAIEVGTKLEGKVTGITHFGAFVDLSGGVTGLVHISEIADNYVKDVNDHLKIADVVTVKVINVDKDGKIGLSIKQAVDKPASEVRPPRAPRPERPSGGDRFGGGGGSGGGGGGFNRERGGRPFKPAAGKPSFEDKMSRFLKDSEERISSIKKNTEGKRGGRGAKRV
- the spoIIE gene encoding stage II sporulation protein E, whose protein sequence is MSKSNVVNLPEWTRAGSKDKNQKEALGTRLTAWGTKLPVVQFIAVKKWVLLLSLMGFLLGRAMILDELTPFAAAYFAVIVFMRRDSMLPVAVAIVLGSLFTPFPGAIVVAAELIIFYLIYKGLENFQRVDLSYAPLMVFVATFMVGLFQVVIGPSLTWYPLMMAAIDAILGFVLTLVFLQALPLFTYKQKSRALRNEEVLCLIILLASVMTGLVGWTINGLSLEHVLSRFLILIFALAGGAPLGAAVGVVTGLILSLADIGAIYQMSLLAFAGMLAGMMQSGRKGAVSIGMLLGSTILSVYFMGPGDVMNSTWETCAAIVLFLLTPKGMITAIAKYVPGTADHSRTQHEYARRVRDITADRVTQFSQVFQQLSSSFGQIPRAAEAGKSDREMEDFMNTVTEGACAGCIRRTHCWDAKFYQTYRYMTDMMTTVEECPDITAAQLPPEWSRICGRTGEVLEVMKGQYELYQHDMRWKRQIYDSRQFVAEQLSGVSQVMEDLAKEIKREGQAMYRQESQIREALEKLGLSIHSIEILSLDPGRVEIEVVHAYTRGFDECRKMIAPLLSDILEENIAVVSETAVHPREGLSMVTFGSAKAYEISSGVAAAAMGGDMLSGDSFSTVELGNGTFAVSISDGMGNGERARMESSAALSMLEKLLQSGMDEKLAVKSVNSILLLRSPDEFYATVDMALIDQYSAQTIFMKIASAPSFIRRGSEVIPVTASNLPIGIIKDIEVDLVTMQLRPGDILIMMTDGIYDAPGYAVNKEIWMKRLIQELEGDDPQDMADELLDKVIRYQGNEVHDDMTIVVSRVDHYHPEWSSLHMPGVGRMERPRTVS